From a region of the Notolabrus celidotus isolate fNotCel1 chromosome 14, fNotCel1.pri, whole genome shotgun sequence genome:
- the LOC117825699 gene encoding uncharacterized protein LOC117825699: MLTRWITFTAFLAASADPASAANGQRGLTVAPTCRVKGHPEGELTLRCGDEKSTGVVQYWHTPFGQLETSGFLSELDPLFVHHDGSLVVSNASSLHSGLYYCLLQHKEGTTLWPFKLSVSPNSQTDAEHTEQQSCGAFRYRFRRGVGSVEGRQAGVSNVQFAGAVAASVLLTFVLGFSAGALSRSRVLRCLDGITRRLRSPRQNHPQADTSDHGSEVSTTLPNTYSNEALEMEEVTLEEDSVISVTLESTVSSTASSPPAKPQRSFRQKREEEPEATAYLEGCDYVKVEEKQMSVKESEEGCDGEAEEEGQTSASFYLSDKDRGSPSGTEEDESEDQEQRDERESKEENRDSKQEEELEEGNEVEIRRSSDRDGEDSTGSEEEEDNKEGEETEDEEGLKEEADVNDETVSDTMAHSTSEDGEEEPSTSPPSRGRRSRVIRLYQYDEDGQRYGHLPDPKPDEPGPNPRLKQRSLSLTRLNAIMAAASGGPLDTETGKEGKEERPHFHMDI; the protein is encoded by the exons ATGCTAACCAGGTGGATCACCTTCACAGCGTTTCTGGCTGCCTCAGCAGATCCAGCGAGCGCAGCAAATGGCCAGCGCGGTCTGACTGTTGCACCAACctgcagggtcaaaggtcatccaGAGGGAGAGCTGACTTTGAGATGTGGGGATGAAAAGAGCACAG gtgtggtCCAGTACTGGCACACTCCTTTTGGACAACTAGAGACCTCTGGTTTCCTGAGTGAACTGGACCCCCTCTTTGTGCATCACGATGGGAGCCTGGTAGTCTCCAATGCCAGCTCTCTGCACAGCGGCCTGTACTACTGCCTCCTGCAGCACAAAGAGGGAACTACACTGTGGCCGTTTAAGCTCAGTGTTAGTCCAAACAGTCAAACAGACGCTGAACACACTGAGCAACAGAGCTGTGGTGCGTTCAGGTACAGGTTCAGGAGGGGTGTTGGGTCCGTGGAGGGGAGGCAGGCAGGTGTTTCAAATGTGCAGTTTGCAGGAGCCGTGGCAGCTTCTGTGCTTCTGACGTTTGTGCTGGGCTTCAGCGCTGGAGCTCTGTCCAGGTCTCGGGTTCTCAG ATGTCTCGATGGGATCACTAGGAGGCTGAGATCCCCACGACAAAACCACCCCCAAGCTGACACATCAGATCACGGCTCTGAAGTTAGCACAACCCTGCCCAACACGTACAGCAACGAGGCCCTCGAAATGGAAGAGGTGACACTGGAAGAGGATTCTGTAATCAGTGTGACCCTGGAGTCAACGGTCTCATCTACGGCCTCGTCTCCCCCCGCCAAACCTCAGAGAAGCTTCCGGCAAAAACGAGAGGAGGAGCCGGAAGCCACGGCCTATCTGGAGGGGTGCGACTACGTGAAAGTGGAGGAGAAGCAAATGAGTGTGAAGGAAAGTGAAGAAGGGTGTGAtggggaggcagaggaggaaggacAGACAAGTGCTTCCTTTTATTTATCAGATAAAGACAGAGGGAGTCCGAGTGGAACAGAAGAGGATGAGAGTGAGGATCAGGAGCAgagggatgaaagagagagCAAGGAGGAAAACAGGGACtcaaaacaggaggaggagttagaGGAGGGAAATGAAGTGGAGATTAGACGTAGTAGTGATAGGGATGGAGAGGATAGTACaggaagtgaggaggaggaagataacaaagaaggagaggaaacagaggatgaGGAAGGATTGAAAGAGGAGGCAGATGTAAATGATGAGACAGTTTCGGACACAATGGCACACAGCACTTCTgaagatggagaagaagaaCCTTCGACTTCCCCGCCCTCCCGGGGTCGCCGCAGCCGCGTCATCCGCCTGTACCAGTACGACGAGGACGGCCAGCGATACGGACACCTCCCAGACCCAAAACCTGATGAGCCGGGCCCCAACCCCAGACTCAAGcagcgctccctctctctcacacgtCTCAACGCCATCATGGCCGCCGCCTCAGGAGGGCCGCTGGACACAGAGACGGGGAAGgaggggaaagaggagaggcCACACTTCCACATGGACATATGA